One Chiloscyllium plagiosum isolate BGI_BamShark_2017 chromosome 12, ASM401019v2, whole genome shotgun sequence DNA window includes the following coding sequences:
- the LOC122555426 gene encoding nuclear receptor-interacting protein 1-like, whose amino-acid sequence MTHGEELCSEMHQDSVVLTYLESVLMHQASGGSMGTPSTKGTSEGEGAACKSSDGHGSGGGGGGGDGGGEDFAASPSQQRASKAASALNVKKARLLQAEACDSAKRRRVGGHGLQSNDQDGTARRGELGKTQQQQQQHSTLLASLLQSFSSRLQNVALSQHGAVPRLGQAQTPPPGTPPEDDLRGYGLVSSHLRALLKSRDPSRSEEADGVYQSPPERTRFPSSPAADGRGAPGEPISCSARLRAVASMVENGARSDGSPKPSVACSQLALLLSSDTQLQQYTREHSLGARAPPPSASQRLAAIASQKGAEPSPPPHDQARDPPSKDGRCRSASRSHPRVSERSLRMAGHTRSPSGAREKSIAGSERDRSPLSPNNSGGSSLLMHLLNTNTVPKPSADGGTESTNGHRWPGAERRGGPSFDYRLPAWEKVIKQEAGSLEEMYSSDESSRSSCTPMDLSTKPRICEPISLHSRSLEQMTESLLFSWNPKGPRVRSPEAKEERNRPESRSHQKVTLLQLLLGHQNGARGNRTPEPQAPERPGSTVTVSETLSTGLALGQRPPEHFPPPPPPAPSSVVSSSSSSSSSSSSSSSSSSSALSSSFPGAERSAVVKLTHSPPAARQLPALCHTSDGTHHLLAHQGKLVGDGEPSRNLQRFPQPLETAKGHRALEPLLPSESAKAQQFPKRFVPGELAANTQYVPRQSLAGESPLSNFSFSASKLLQDLAHTGFHKSPETSQADGEDRNAGLTSVESRMGESTESLPFSRSVKPLCFQQSVLLEPNARRERPPLQPRPAPSSDLENLLERRSVLQLLLRNPERERVPVACLQGRRGGHQVSVGPQPPDAQCNGQAAGTKPISMVKVKTEPVEEDGCFSSGAEPAEQSANGQPLIQCKAEQKNPPFTLGSVKQEVVSPAAPSAQAQCHPCQKGGVLSQLLQRDNTLTPLGGYAFGQHPPASGLSEARAPTSGSSSPCSVPKKRKPPPSSPSQPDDLHKTLDRREGLNSHGAPLREDANGLDGFPSCGARLLDFQPGSGLELESRSSMKDPQGFNVLKQLLLSENGIKVLPGHRTLHNGGSASDRGSRPDRRLGGDRPTHFYSQPEQLNGHQKEAALAFEPARYLGVLPASSSSAHYPLENSTSVTALAQSQPEHRAPSLGTPTEPPWLTKTNPILYYMLQRGGLGLVPSRSRAGEGGTAEADRRRRPQPVAQRVERPSGGGGVLPGRRTVKAEPPEDSLGNLQGPVPGMLRDQNEIASGILEKVAAIKREPD is encoded by the coding sequence ATGACCCATGGAGAGGAGCTTTGCTCTGAGATGCACCAGGATTCAGTCGTGTTAACGTACCTCGAGAGTGTCTTAATGCATCAAGCCTCCGGGGGCAGTATGGGCACCCCATCCACCAAGGGCACCTCCGAGGGGGAAGGTGCTGCTTGCAAAAGCTCCGATGGGCACGGCAgcggaggaggagggggaggtggtgatggtggtggtgaagaCTTTGCTGCCTCTCCCTCCCAGCAGAGGGCATCGAAAGCTGCTTCTGCTCTCAACGTGAAGAAGGCCAGGCTCCTGCAAGCTGAAGCCTGTGACAGTGCCAAGCGGAGAAGAGTAGGCGGGCACGGGCTCCAGTCCAATGACCAAGATGGCACCGCCAGGCGGGGCGAACTGGGCAAGacgcagcagcagcaacaacaacacaGCACCCTGCTGGCCTCCCTACTGCAGTCGTTCAGCTCCCGGCTGCAGAACGTGGCACTATCCCAGCACGGGGCTGTCCCCAGGCTGGGCCAGGCACAGACCCCACCCCCGGGCACCCCGCCTGAGGACGACCTGAGGGGCTACGGCCTGGTGTCCAGCCACCTGCGGGCGCTGCTGAAGAGCCGGGATCCGAGCCGGAGCGAGGAGGCGGACGGAGTGTACCAGAGCCCCCCCGAGCGCACCAGGTTTCCCAGCTCCCCCGCGGCGGATGGGCGAGGGGCCCCCGGTGAGCCAATCTCCTGCTCAGCCCGGCTCAGGGCGGTGGCCAGCATGGTGGAGAATGGCGCCCGCTCTGACGGTTCGCCCAAGCCCAGCGTGGCGTGCAGCCAACTGGCCTTGCTGCTGTCCAGCGACACTCAGCTGCAGCAATACACCCGGGAGCACTCGCTGGGCGCCCGCGCCCCTCCCCCCTCCGCCAGCCAGAGGCTCGCGGCCATCGCCAGCCAGAAGGGGGCCGAGCCTTCGCCCCCGCCCCACGACCAGGCCCGGGACCCACCCTCGAAGGACGGGCGCTGCCGTAGTGCGTCGCGGAGCCACCCGCGAGTCTCCGAGCGATCGCTGAGGATGGCGGGTCACACCAGGAGCCCGTCCGGTGCCAGGGAGAAGAGCATCGCGGGGAGCGAGCGGGACAGGTCACCCCTGTCACCCAACAACAGTGGCGGCAGCAGCCTCCTCATGCACCTCCTCAACACCAACACCGTCCCCAAGCCTTCGGCCGACGGTGGGACCGAGAGCACCAATGGTCACCGGTGGCCGGGGGCTGAGAGGAGGGGCGGCCCCTCCTTTGACTACCGTCTGCCGGCCTGGGAGAAGGTGATAAAGCAGGAGGCTGGTTCCCTGGAGGAGATGTACAGCAGCGACGAGAGCTCCCGCTCCAGTTGCACGCCCATGGACCTATCGACCAAGCCCCGGATATGCGAGCCCATCTCCCTGCACTCCCGCAGCCTGGAGCAGATGACCGAGTCCCTTCTCTTCAGCTGGAATCCCAAAGGCCCGAGGGTCCGCAGCCCCGAAGCCAAGGAGGAGCGCAACCGGCCTGAATCTAGGAGCCATCAGAAGGTCACTCTCCTCCAACTGCTGCTGGGTCACCAGAACGGAGCGAGAGGGAACCGCACACCTGAACCCCAAGCCCCGGAACGTCCCGGCAGCACGGTGACCGTGTCCGAGACTTTGTCCACTGGTTTGGCTCTTGGCCAGCGGCCACCGGAACacttccctcctcctcctcctcctgctccctccTCCGtcgtctcctcctcctcctcctcctcctcctcctcctcctcttcttcgtCTTCCTCGTCCTCCGCGTTGTCTTCGTCCTTCCCAGGGGCAGAGCGAAGCGCCGTGGTGAAGCTGACCCATAGCCCGCCGGCCGCTCGCCAGCTCCCGGCACTGTGCCACACCAGCGATGGCACCCACCACCTCCTGGCCCATCAGGGGAAGCTGGTGGGTGACGGCGAGCCCTCAAGGAACCTTCAACGCTTCCCGCAGCCATTGGAAACTGCGAAGGGTCACCGGGCCCTGGAACCTCTGCTCCCCTCTGAGTCCGCCAAAGCTCAGCAGTTCCCCAAACGGTTCGTCCCCGGGGAGTTGGCGGCAAATACTCAGTATGTCCCACGGCAGTCATTGGCTGGTGAGAGCCCCCTTTCCAATTTCTCCTTCAGCGCAAGCAAGCTCCTGCAAGACCTGGCTCATACCGGCTTCCACAAGTCGCCAGAGACCTCCCAAGCGGACGGGGAGGACAGGAACGCCGGCCTGACCTCGGTGGAGAGTAGGATGGGTGAGAGCACCGAGAGCCTCCCGTTCAGTCGGTCCGTCAAGCCCCTCTGCTTCCAGCAGTCGGTGCTGCTGGAGCCCAATGCCAGGAGAGAGAGGCCACCACTCCAGCCCCGCCCAGCGCCCAGCTCTGATCTTGAGAACCTGCTCGAGAGACGCAGCGTCCTTCAACTCCTGCTGAGGAATCCCGAGAGGGAAAGGGTCCCAGTGGCCTGCCTGCAGGGGAGGAGAGGGGGCCACCAAGTATCAGTGGGCCCGCAGCCCCCAGACGCCCAGTGCAACGGGCAAGCGGCTGGCACCAAGCCAATATCCATGGTCAAGGTCAAGACTGAACCCGTTGAAGAGGATGGGTGCTTCTCCTCCGGTGCCGAACCGGCGGAACAAAGTGCCAATGGCCAGCCTCTGATACAATGCAAGGCAGAGCAGAAAAACCCACCCTTCACGTTGGGCAGTGTGAAGCAAGAGGTGGTGAGCCCAGCTGCACCCTCGGCACAGGCTCAGTGCCACCCCTGTCAGAAAGGGGGCGTCCTGAGCCAACTTCTGCAGCGGGACAACACCTTGACCCCTCTGGGCGGTTACGCCTTCGGCCAGCACCCGCCCGCCAGCGGTCTCTCTGAGGCCCGGGCCCCCACCTCCGGCTCCAGCAGTCCGTGCAGCGTTCCCAAGAAGAGGAAACCCCCACCCAGCTCCCCCAGCCAACCGGACGACCTGCACAAGACTCTCGAccggagggaggggctgaacagtcaTGGCGCCCCACTCCGAGAGGATGCCAATGGCCTGGATGGCTTTCCGTCCTGCGGAGCCAGGCTGCTGGATTTCCAACCAGGCAGTGGCTTGGAGCTGGAGTCCCGAAGTAGCATGAAGGATCCCCAAGGCTTCAACGTCCTGAAACAGCTCCTCCTGTCCGAGAATGGCATCAAAGTGCTGCCCGGGCACAGGACTCTTCACAATGGTGGCTCTGCCAGTGACCGAGGTTCCCGGCCTGACCGAAGGCTGGGAGGAGACCGCCCCACTCACTTCTACAGCCAGCCCGAGCAGCTCAACGGTCACCAGAAGGAGGCAGCGCTGGCCTTCGAGCCTGCCAGGTACCTCGGGGTCTTGCCCGCTTCCAGCTCGTCTGCACACTACCCGCTGGAAAACTCCACCTCCGTCACCGCCCTGGCACAATCCCAGCCAGAGCACCGCGCCCCGTCCCTCGGAACGCCAACCGAGCCACCGTGGCTGACCAAGACTAATCCCATCCTCTATTACATGCTGCAGAGGGGCGGCCTGGGCCTGGTGCCCTCCCGGTCCAGAGCAGGGGAAGGGGGCACCGCCGAGGCTGACAGGAGGAGGAGGCCGCAGCCGGTGGCTCAGAGGGTGGAGCGGCCCAGTGGCGGTGGCGGAGTGCTGCCTGGTCGCCGGACGGTCAAAGCAGAGCCCCCCGAGGACTCTCTGGGTAACCTCCAGGGCCCGGTCCCTGGTATGCTACGGGATCAGAATGAAATTGCCAGCGGCATTCTGGAGAAAGTAGCGGCCATAAAGCGGGAGCCTGATTGA